The Leptospira selangorensis genome segment TATATTCCTGGTTTCCATCCAAACGACCAAGACGATCATAAACTTCTGGAAAAGTTTGAGAAAGTGATGACCGCCCACGGATATTAAAAATTGGTCGAAGAGCTCCAGCTTGTTGGAACTCCTACAATAGGAATTCTCATATAGGTCTCGCGGACCAGTCTAATTCTGGTTACGCGAGTCCTCCGGATAAAGAGTGCCAAACATCCGATCCCAAATGGAAGTATAGAAACCGAAATTATAATCCTCATTCTGATGATGCATTGCATGGAAAGTGCTGGTAGTCAGTGTATTGAACAAATTAGAACGAAGCCATTTCTCAGATAAAGGCTCCACTCCCAAGTGTCCAATCGTTCCGAATACCACATTCAACCCGAGATAAATGCTCATCCCTATCCAAGAGAAATCATAAACACAAAGCACCAATAGCCAAAGTGTTCCAAATCCAAGAGCCTCCAGAGGATTCAGAACGAATAGAGTTAAAGGACGAGGTTTATCATATCGATGATGAGTTCGATGAGCGAATCGATATACAAGAGGAATATGGGCAATCCTATGCAGCAAATACATACCGGCATCCATAACCAAAAGAAGGATCAGAATGTCGAGTAACGCGAAAATCCCTATATCACCACGAAATTGAATAGAACCCGTTCTCCAAAGCCAAAGCCCGAGCAATGTAACAACAGTGTTCAGGAATATAGTAGAGGTTGCAAATAAGATCTCTTTAGCCTCGATCTTCGGAGGGGTCGGAACAATGCGTCGATGGGCATAACGTATAGACAGAAGATTGCCAACATACACCGAACAAGTGAAGATCAGAAGATTTTCAATCAAGAACAATAAAGCAGCCCAAGTATAGGAAATTTCTTGCAGAAAGTGAACTACTTCGTTTCCAAAATCATACATAAGTTTTATTGAATTTAAAAATCCACCTTGCAGCAAATAGTCGAAAATGTTAAACTATGCCCTATTCTGGAAAATAAAAGTGAAACGTGCATCTATCTTCTTCTATATTTTACTTATATTCTTACAAGTCCAATGCGGGACTACTTACTTGCTATACGATTATCTACAAAAAGATACGAATGATACGTCGAATCTAAGCCCGCTTCTACTCTTACTCGGCGAAAGTACTTTACTGATCGTTGAACCGATTAGCTGGGTGAATTTCTCTGCGGCTTCCATCAGTTTTCCGAGCGGAGGCTCAGGTAGTTTTGCTATAAATACGGACTATCCTTTCGCCAGCTGTCCAGGTGCCCAATTACAACTCACTGTAACTAGCACCGGAGTCCCGATCAACTTAGGTGGCACTACAGATATCTATGAAGACGGTTGTCCTGCCAACGTCAATTATACTTACAATTACGAAGTAACCGGCAATTCCGCTGGGACAGGGCAAATCATAATTCGAGTTGCCCCGTACTATTACCCCCCTTCCAATTTTCCAGATATCAAAGTGAATCAAGTTGTGGGAGTGGTTGGGGTTACAGTAAGTCCGTAAAAAGAGTTTGGCGTTCCCGCGACTAAGAACACCAACAACACAACCCCAGCTCAAATCTCGCGGGTCGGGCTACTACGGACTACGCTACGCTACGCTTCGGACTTCTCGCCTTCGGCTGCGAAGTCCGCTACGCGTCCTACGTATCCCTAACGCGGAAAGTGAAATCAAACCTTCGAAGTCTTCCATCCACCTTTTCTAAATAGCCAAAGAGTAAACAATCCCACAGAAGTTTCTGTGATCATACTT includes the following:
- a CDS encoding sterol desaturase family protein encodes the protein MYDFGNEVVHFLQEISYTWAALLFLIENLLIFTCSVYVGNLLSIRYAHRRIVPTPPKIEAKEILFATSTIFLNTVVTLLGLWLWRTGSIQFRGDIGIFALLDILILLLVMDAGMYLLHRIAHIPLVYRFAHRTHHRYDKPRPLTLFVLNPLEALGFGTLWLLVLCVYDFSWIGMSIYLGLNVVFGTIGHLGVEPLSEKWLRSNLFNTLTTSTFHAMHHQNEDYNFGFYTSIWDRMFGTLYPEDSRNQN